Below is a genomic region from Oligoflexia bacterium.
CATAACTAAACTCATATTCATATTTTCTTCACTGACCACAACAACTACGGCATCAGTTTCTTCTGTGAGTCCGATGGCAGCTCTATGGCGCGTGCCAAGATTTCTATCTACATTTGGATTACGCGTTAGTGGCAAAAAACACCCTGCAGCTGAAATGCGGCCACCTCGAATAATTAAAGCACCATCATGAATTGGTGAGCTATTTACAAATATTGAATTAATCAACTCAGCATTTACCGTGCTGTCGATTCGGGTTCCGACTTCAATGTAGTCTTCAAGCCCAATTTCTCTTTCAATAACTATAAGTGCACCAATTTTTTTCTGCGCAAGTAAAACAGAAGCCTTTACCAATTCTTCAATGACAAGTGTTTCTTCATCAGCAGAGATGCTGGTGAAAAAAGGATTTCTTCCGATGTGAGCCAAACCTCTGCGAATTTCATGCTGAAATAAAACAACAATGATAATGAAAAGATTTGCGAAGAATTTCTCTAACAACCAATTAAGAGTGAAAAGCTCAAGCCAGATACTACTGATATAAGCGATGGCTAAAATGCCAAGACCAGAGAGCATCTGTACGGCACGTGTTCGCTTAATAAGTAATAACACGCGATAGATGACAAACCAGACTACCAGCATGTCGACAAAATCGAAAAGTCTGAAGCTAGAAAACAACAGACTTAAATTATTTACAAGGGTGCTCATCGTTTAAGCTTATGCCCTTACCGGCTTTGTTGCTACTTCTGCATTACTGGCAGTTTTTGCGTCTTCAATAGTGGCGTTTAAAGCAGCATCATTTTGCGCTTTAAGAATCTCATGTCGTTTTTTACGTTCTTCATCGATATCGGCTAAAGTCTTGCCCTCAACAATCATATCAACTTCATGACCATCTAAAACTTCTCTCTGCACTAATGCCTCTGCAAGTGCATGAAGGGTTTCTACTTTGTTTTTTAACAGCTCTTTAGCTTTTCCGTAATTGCGAGAAATAATGTCGCGAATCTCTTTATCAATAGCCTGAGCCGTTGATTCTGAATAATCTTGCGACTTAGAAATTTCTTTTCCTAAAAACACTTGCTCTTCGCGTTTGCCAAAAGTCATGGGCCCTAAGGTCGACATACCCCATTCGCAAACCATACGCCTTGCAATCTCAGTGGCGCGTTCAATATCATTACCGGCACCAGTAGTTGTGTTATTAAAAATTAACTCTTCGGCCACACGACCACCCATTAAAAATGCAATGTTGTTTTCAGCAGCATGATTAGTGAGATTTAATCGTTCTTTTTCAGGAAGAGTTTGAGTAAGACCCAGAGCCATACCGCGAGGAATAATTGTAACCTTATGAATGGGGTCTGTTCCAGGTGTGAATTTACCAACTAACGCATGCCCTGCTTCGTGGTAGGCAGTGATTCTTTTTTCTTCATCACTGATGACCATACTTTTTCTTTCAGCTCCCATGATTACTTTGTCTTTTGCTAATTCAAAATCATCTGTGTCTAATTTTTGCTTGTTTTTTCGCGCTGCTAATAAGGCTGCTTCATTTACTAAGCTCTCAAGATCTGCACCTGAAAAGCCAGGTGTGCCGCGAGCGATTTTGATAAGATCTACTTCTGTTGCCATGGGAGTTTTGCGTGTATGAACTCTTAAAATCATTTCACGGCCCTTAACATCAGGCTTACTCACAACAACACGACGATCAAAGCGACCTGGTCTTAAGAGTGCCGGATCAAGAACATCAGGCCTGTTAGTCGCTGCTATGAGAATAACTCCGACGTTGCCTTCAAAGCCGTCCATCTCAACAAGAAGTTGGTTAAGTGTTTGTTCACGCTCATCGTGACCTCCACCCAAACCTGCACCACGATGACGTCCTACTGCATCGATCTCGTCGATAAAGATGATACAAGGAGCATTTTTCTTACCTTGTTCAAAAAGATCACGCACACGACTTGCACCAACGCCTACGAACATTTCGACAAAGTCTGAACCGGAGATACTAAAAAATGGAACACCGGCTTCACCTGCAATGGCTCGAGCAAGTAATGTTTTACCAGTACCAGGAGGGCCCATGAGTAAAACACCCTTAGGGATACGGCCACCAAGGCGAGTGAACTTTTTTGGATCTTTTAAAAACTGAATAATCTCTTCGAGTTCTTCTTTTGCCTCGTTAATTCCAGCTACATCTTTGAATGTGACTTTATTTTTATTCTCAGTCAAAAGCCTTGCTTTAGATTTTCCAAAGCTCATGGCTTTCCCACCACCCGCTTGGATCTGGCGCATGAAAAGTAAAAACATTACAAAAATAAATACTAAGGGGAGCCAATTTACGAAAAGGGCATGCATAAAACTTGTGCGCTCAGTATTTTCGTAATTAGGAATCAAGCCTGCAGCCATGACGATTTTTAAAACCTCGTCACCCGTATTACCAACGATGTGAAATTGTTTGCCCTTATATTTTGTTTCAAAGGCAGGTTTAAGCTCACCAATGATTTCGCCATTATCGCGGAATGTTATGTTTTCGATTTCGCCTGATTGAACTGCTTTAATAAATTTTGAAAAATTGAATTCAGTAATCATGGTCGAAGCGCGGTTATCATAAAAATGATAAAGCATGACACCCAGTAGAACAAGTGTTGCCCAGAGTGCCAAAGTTTTTTGGGATTGGCGCATGAGAAAAATCCTTTCGGTATAAGAGGTTAACTACTTTTAAAGTTTACCATAGTAACCGTGTTTTTCAGGCCGAAAAATCTAGCCTTCCAACGGGTAGAGTCTCGACTTTCAAGTCTTATGTCAAGGGAAGGGAAAGATTAAATTTCAGTTTTTCAACACGAACTTAACGTGGCGCGACGGAGTCTAGGGATACCATCCAATTTACTCCAGCAAGTCGAAATACAAAGTGACGCTGTGGAGATCTTAATCGTTTCTTAAACTCGTTCACATGCCTGCTTGTTATTCGAGTTTGAGCATGATGACGCAAAAAGTTATAAAGCTTTTCATCAATTTTGGGCTCATCAAAAGTAAGTGCTATTTTTCGATCAAAAACTGAATCAAGAGTTACTGGGTTATTATTTTGAACAATGCGCTGAAGACTTTCAAAAAGATTATCGATGTACCCCGGATGTTCATTACGTAGGGGACGTAGCCATTTACGCCTGACCCAATTACGAAGTTTTGCCGTGTCTTCGTTGGTGGCGTCGTTTCGCCAACTTAAATCTTTTTTACGAGCATATTGTTCAATTTCAGATCTATTAATATCTAAAAATGGGCGCAGTAACCCTTCTTTACTTTGAATAACCATGGCTTTAAGACCATGAATGCCCGTACCTTGTAAGAGCCTTATTAGGCGCGTTTCTAATAGATCATCACGATGATGTGCAATAACAATAAACGAAGCTTTTAATTTTTTCTGAGCAGCAAAAAGAACTTCATAGCGCTTATCGCGAAGAAGCCCTTCTCCTGCATCAGATTTTATATTAGCGAGTTTTTTAATAGAGTTAAGTATTTTTAATTTTTTACACTGAGCTTTAACGAATGCCG
It encodes:
- the ftsH gene encoding ATP-dependent zinc metalloprotease FtsH, giving the protein MRQSQKTLALWATLVLLGVMLYHFYDNRASTMITEFNFSKFIKAVQSGEIENITFRDNGEIIGELKPAFETKYKGKQFHIVGNTGDEVLKIVMAAGLIPNYENTERTSFMHALFVNWLPLVFIFVMFLLFMRQIQAGGGKAMSFGKSKARLLTENKNKVTFKDVAGINEAKEELEEIIQFLKDPKKFTRLGGRIPKGVLLMGPPGTGKTLLARAIAGEAGVPFFSISGSDFVEMFVGVGASRVRDLFEQGKKNAPCIIFIDEIDAVGRHRGAGLGGGHDEREQTLNQLLVEMDGFEGNVGVILIAATNRPDVLDPALLRPGRFDRRVVVSKPDVKGREMILRVHTRKTPMATEVDLIKIARGTPGFSGADLESLVNEAALLAARKNKQKLDTDDFELAKDKVIMGAERKSMVISDEEKRITAYHEAGHALVGKFTPGTDPIHKVTIIPRGMALGLTQTLPEKERLNLTNHAAENNIAFLMGGRVAEELIFNNTTTGAGNDIERATEIARRMVCEWGMSTLGPMTFGKREEQVFLGKEISKSQDYSESTAQAIDKEIRDIISRNYGKAKELLKNKVETLHALAEALVQREVLDGHEVDMIVEGKTLADIDEERKKRHEILKAQNDAALNATIEDAKTASNAEVATKPVRA
- the cdaA gene encoding diadenylate cyclase CdaA; translated protein: MSTLVNNLSLLFSSFRLFDFVDMLVVWFVIYRVLLLIKRTRAVQMLSGLGILAIAYISSIWLELFTLNWLLEKFFANLFIIIVVLFQHEIRRGLAHIGRNPFFTSISADEETLVIEELVKASVLLAQKKIGALIVIEREIGLEDYIEVGTRIDSTVNAELINSIFVNSSPIHDGALIIRGGRISAAGCFLPLTRNPNVDRNLGTRHRAAIGLTEETDAVVVVVSEENMNMSLVMGGQITADLDMPTLRKALYNLFSLSSEYREDRNQA
- the tilS gene encoding tRNA lysidine(34) synthetase TilS is translated as MNKYRDRKLSPTGTSLEPLEKKIYQKLKSLRPKLEGEKLIVAVSGGIDSIVLLNVFCSLSTRLGYSLHVIHVNHGVRGFDSDADAAFVKAQCKKLKILNSIKKLANIKSDAGEGLLRDKRYEVLFAAQKKLKASFIVIAHHRDDLLETRLIRLLQGTGIHGLKAMVIQSKEGLLRPFLDINRSEIEQYARKKDLSWRNDATNEDTAKLRNWVRRKWLRPLRNEHPGYIDNLFESLQRIVQNNNPVTLDSVFDRKIALTFDEPKIDEKLYNFLRHHAQTRITSRHVNEFKKRLRSPQRHFVFRLAGVNWMVSLDSVAPR